A portion of the Colius striatus isolate bColStr4 chromosome 1, bColStr4.1.hap1, whole genome shotgun sequence genome contains these proteins:
- the TM7SF3 gene encoding transmembrane 7 superfamily member 3 isoform X4, giving the protein MPEGSTGVGERRTLPRLPFFCRNWHSQVHAQQSDVVISFDKNPSVNSSGTGVDKGLVSILRPQQTICTWYLQSLDASQVLSTAISIPYMEKDPIPGGCNLEFDLEVDPNIYLDYTLVDIHIKFAPANLGYTRGANPPSCDSGTGQSSRWRLHYDVYQYFLPENDLSEMVLMNHIRKMSEVQSIKANGFKMLTLTTDDKTNVYFSSLPGQGVIYNVIVWDPLWNTSAAYIPVHTYACSFADLVANCSSLSKLSTKIFFTAFAVLGLFTCFFGHRFWKTDLFFMGFVFAGFFFFVFITRVTSLGYDERLILTAVAGITGGLFLVASWWRFGSVLLCMFIIGLVLGFLFSSTVFFTPLGDYRVFRDDVVFWVTFSSVALMIPVLFVGCPRILNILASGVVGSYTVILAIACYIYTSLAYITLDLLRRILNDYFNRAYTNVPFQTNDFIILSVWAMLALSGVTVQLRRERSEVPFPPHPYLTWKRERERRSTNVLDPSHHIPPLRERIHNKLLHIKDFFQKEQPAGERTPLLL; this is encoded by the exons GTGCATGCCCAGCAAAGTGATGTGGTGATATCTTTTGATAAG AATCCATCTGTGAACAGCTCAGGAACTGGAGTAGACAAAGGACTGGTTTCCATCCTTCGGCCTCAACAGACCATATGTACATGGTATCTTCAGTCGCTGGATGCTAGCCAGGTGCTCAGCACAGCTATCTCTATCCCCTATATGGAGAAAG ATCCTATTCCTGGTGGCTGCAATCTAGAGTTTGACTTGGAAGTGGATCCAAATATTTACCTAGACTATACACTGGTTGATATACACATCAAGTTTGCCCCTGCAAACTTGGGATATACCAG AGGAGCAAacccaccatcctgtgattcagGGACTGGTCAGAGCTCCAGATGGCGTCTACATTATGATGTCTACCAGTACTTCTTACCAGAGAATGACCTTTCAGAGATGGTACTCATGAATCACATACGGAAGATGTCCGAGGTGCAAAGTATCAAAGCTAATGGCTTTAAA ATGCTTACGCTGACAACTGATGACAAGACCAATGTCTATTTTTCCTCACTTCCTGGACAAGGTGTGATCTACAATGTCATAGTATGGGATCCTCTTTGGAATACTTCTGCTGCATACATACCTGTGCATACATATGCCTGCAGCTTTGCTGACCTGGTGGCTAACTGCTCTTCCCTCA GCAAACTCTCTacgaaaatatttttcactgctTTCGCTGTTCTTGGTCTCTTCACTTGCTTCTTTGGTCACAGATTCTGGAAAACTG ATTTATTCTTCATGGGCTTTGTATTTGCAGGATTCTTCTTCTTTGTATTCATTACAAGAGTAACTAGCCTTGGTTATGATG agcgTCTTATTTTGACAGCAGTAGCTGGAATTACAGGAGGGCTTTTCCTGGTTGCAAGCTGGTGGAGATTTGGCTCTGTCTTACTCTGTATGTTTATTATTGGACTCGTGCTGGGATTTCTCTTTTCATCAACAGTCTTCTTTACTCCACTAG GAGACTACAGGGTCTTCCGTGATGATGTGGTGTTCTGGGTGACCTTCTCTTCTGTAGCCTTGATGATTCCAGTGCTTTTTGTTGGCTGTCCAAGAATT CTGAACATCCTGGCCTCTGGAGTAGTAGGCTCTTACACAGTGATCCTAGCTATTGCTTGTTATATCTACACAAGTCTGGCTTATATCACATTAGATTTACTCAGAAGGATCCTCAATGATTACTTCAACAGAGCTTACACCAATGTGCCTTTTCAAACAAATG ACTTCATCATCCTGTCAGTGTGGGCAATGCTGGCCCTCAGTGGGGTAACTGTGCAGCTTCGCCGAGAAAGAAGCGAAGTGCCCTTCCCCCCGCACCCCTATCTCACCTGGAAGCGGGAAAGGGAGCGCAGAAGCACCAATGTCTTAGATCCTAGCCATCATATCCCTCCCCTGAGAGAGAGGATCCATAACAAGCTCCTGCATATCAAAGACTTCTTTCAGAAAGAGCAGCCGGCTGGGGAGAGAACTCCACTGCTTCTGTAA
- the TM7SF3 gene encoding transmembrane 7 superfamily member 3 isoform X1, whose product MAFTHCGVVLLGLLGVLSHGNASGLLELSLGKFRNVLLNQTNPVEAVIRNIASNVTVIIFQVHAQQSDVVISFDKNPSVNSSGTGVDKGLVSILRPQQTICTWYLQSLDASQVLSTAISIPYMEKDPIPGGCNLEFDLEVDPNIYLDYTLVDIHIKFAPANLGYTRGANPPSCDSGTGQSSRWRLHYDVYQYFLPENDLSEMVLMNHIRKMSEVQSIKANGFKMLTLTTDDKTNVYFSSLPGQGVIYNVIVWDPLWNTSAAYIPVHTYACSFADLVANCSSLSKLSTKIFFTAFAVLGLFTCFFGHRFWKTDLFFMGFVFAGFFFFVFITRVTSLGYDERLILTAVAGITGGLFLVASWWRFGSVLLCMFIIGLVLGFLFSSTVFFTPLGDYRVFRDDVVFWVTFSSVALMIPVLFVGCPRILNILASGVVGSYTVILAIACYIYTSLAYITLDLLRRILNDYFNRAYTNVPFQTNDFIILSVWAMLALSGVTVQLRRERSEVPFPPHPYLTWKRERERRSTNVLDPSHHIPPLRERIHNKLLHIKDFFQKEQPAGERTPLLL is encoded by the exons GTCTTCTTGAGCTCTCCTTGggaaaattcagaaatgtgcTGCTTAACCAGACCAATCCAGTGGAAGCTGTTATCAGAAACATTGCAAGCAACGTGACTGTCATTATTTTTCAGGTGCATGCCCAGCAAAGTGATGTGGTGATATCTTTTGATAAG AATCCATCTGTGAACAGCTCAGGAACTGGAGTAGACAAAGGACTGGTTTCCATCCTTCGGCCTCAACAGACCATATGTACATGGTATCTTCAGTCGCTGGATGCTAGCCAGGTGCTCAGCACAGCTATCTCTATCCCCTATATGGAGAAAG ATCCTATTCCTGGTGGCTGCAATCTAGAGTTTGACTTGGAAGTGGATCCAAATATTTACCTAGACTATACACTGGTTGATATACACATCAAGTTTGCCCCTGCAAACTTGGGATATACCAG AGGAGCAAacccaccatcctgtgattcagGGACTGGTCAGAGCTCCAGATGGCGTCTACATTATGATGTCTACCAGTACTTCTTACCAGAGAATGACCTTTCAGAGATGGTACTCATGAATCACATACGGAAGATGTCCGAGGTGCAAAGTATCAAAGCTAATGGCTTTAAA ATGCTTACGCTGACAACTGATGACAAGACCAATGTCTATTTTTCCTCACTTCCTGGACAAGGTGTGATCTACAATGTCATAGTATGGGATCCTCTTTGGAATACTTCTGCTGCATACATACCTGTGCATACATATGCCTGCAGCTTTGCTGACCTGGTGGCTAACTGCTCTTCCCTCA GCAAACTCTCTacgaaaatatttttcactgctTTCGCTGTTCTTGGTCTCTTCACTTGCTTCTTTGGTCACAGATTCTGGAAAACTG ATTTATTCTTCATGGGCTTTGTATTTGCAGGATTCTTCTTCTTTGTATTCATTACAAGAGTAACTAGCCTTGGTTATGATG agcgTCTTATTTTGACAGCAGTAGCTGGAATTACAGGAGGGCTTTTCCTGGTTGCAAGCTGGTGGAGATTTGGCTCTGTCTTACTCTGTATGTTTATTATTGGACTCGTGCTGGGATTTCTCTTTTCATCAACAGTCTTCTTTACTCCACTAG GAGACTACAGGGTCTTCCGTGATGATGTGGTGTTCTGGGTGACCTTCTCTTCTGTAGCCTTGATGATTCCAGTGCTTTTTGTTGGCTGTCCAAGAATT CTGAACATCCTGGCCTCTGGAGTAGTAGGCTCTTACACAGTGATCCTAGCTATTGCTTGTTATATCTACACAAGTCTGGCTTATATCACATTAGATTTACTCAGAAGGATCCTCAATGATTACTTCAACAGAGCTTACACCAATGTGCCTTTTCAAACAAATG ACTTCATCATCCTGTCAGTGTGGGCAATGCTGGCCCTCAGTGGGGTAACTGTGCAGCTTCGCCGAGAAAGAAGCGAAGTGCCCTTCCCCCCGCACCCCTATCTCACCTGGAAGCGGGAAAGGGAGCGCAGAAGCACCAATGTCTTAGATCCTAGCCATCATATCCCTCCCCTGAGAGAGAGGATCCATAACAAGCTCCTGCATATCAAAGACTTCTTTCAGAAAGAGCAGCCGGCTGGGGAGAGAACTCCACTGCTTCTGTAA
- the FGFR1OP2 gene encoding FGFR1 oncogene partner 2 isoform X3: MKMSCTIEKALADAKALVERLREHDNAAEALIEQTTALNKRVEAMKQYQEEIQELNEVARHRPRSTLVMGIQQENRQIRELQQENKELRTSLEEHQSALELIMSKYREQMFRLLMASKKDDPSIITKLKEQHSKELQVHVDQITEMAAVMRKAIETDEKHGCKEQERIIQLEQENKGLREILQITRESFLNLKKEDASESTSLSGLVTSSDLSLRKS; encoded by the exons ATGA AAATGAGTTGCACAATAGAAAAAGCCTTGGCAGATGCAAAGGCACTGGTGGAACGGCTAAGGGAACATGACAACGCAGCGGAAGCCCTTATTGAACAGACTACAGCTCTTAACAAGCGGGTTGAAGCTATGAAACAG tACCAAGAAGAAATTCAAGAGCTCAACGAAGTAGCAAGACATCGCCCTCGGTCTACCTTGGTGATGGGTATCCAACAAGAAAACAGGCAGATTAGGGAATTgcaacaggaaaataaag AACTACGGACATCTCTTGAAGAACATCAGTCCGCTTTGGAACTCATAATGAGCAAGTACAGAGAACAGATGTTTAGGTTGCTTATGGCAAGCAAAAAAGATGATCCAAGCATAATAACGAAGCTAAAAGAGCAACATTCCAAG GAGCTGCAAGTGCATGTGGACCAAATTACAGAAATGGCAGCGGTAATGAGAAAAGCCATTGAAACTGATGAAAAGCACGGCTGTAAAGAGCAAGAACGGATCATCCAACTTGAG CAAGAAAACAAAGGCTTAAGAGAAATTCTTCAAATAACTAGAGAATCATTTCTGAACCTCAAGAAAGAAGATGCCTCAGAGAGCACATCTCTGTCAGGATTAGTAACAAGCAGTGATTTGAGCCTGAGGAAAAGCTAA
- the TM7SF3 gene encoding transmembrane 7 superfamily member 3 isoform X2 has product MAFTHCGVVLLGLLGVLSHGNASGLLELSLGKFRNVLLNQTNPVEAVIRNIASNVTVIIFQVHAQQSDVVISFDKNPSVNSSGTGVDKGLVSILRPQQTICTWYLQSLDASQVLSTAISIPYMEKDPIPGGCNLEFDLEVDPNIYLDYTLVDIHIKFAPANLGYTRGANPPSCDSGTGQSSRWRLHYDVYQYFLPENDLSEMVLMNHIRKMSEVQSIKANGFKMLTLTTDDKTNVYFSSLPGQGVIYNVIVWDPLWNTSAAYIPVHTYACSFADLVANCSSLSKLSTKIFFTAFAVLGLFTCFFGHRFWKTGFFFFVFITRVTSLGYDERLILTAVAGITGGLFLVASWWRFGSVLLCMFIIGLVLGFLFSSTVFFTPLGDYRVFRDDVVFWVTFSSVALMIPVLFVGCPRILNILASGVVGSYTVILAIACYIYTSLAYITLDLLRRILNDYFNRAYTNVPFQTNDFIILSVWAMLALSGVTVQLRRERSEVPFPPHPYLTWKRERERRSTNVLDPSHHIPPLRERIHNKLLHIKDFFQKEQPAGERTPLLL; this is encoded by the exons GTCTTCTTGAGCTCTCCTTGggaaaattcagaaatgtgcTGCTTAACCAGACCAATCCAGTGGAAGCTGTTATCAGAAACATTGCAAGCAACGTGACTGTCATTATTTTTCAGGTGCATGCCCAGCAAAGTGATGTGGTGATATCTTTTGATAAG AATCCATCTGTGAACAGCTCAGGAACTGGAGTAGACAAAGGACTGGTTTCCATCCTTCGGCCTCAACAGACCATATGTACATGGTATCTTCAGTCGCTGGATGCTAGCCAGGTGCTCAGCACAGCTATCTCTATCCCCTATATGGAGAAAG ATCCTATTCCTGGTGGCTGCAATCTAGAGTTTGACTTGGAAGTGGATCCAAATATTTACCTAGACTATACACTGGTTGATATACACATCAAGTTTGCCCCTGCAAACTTGGGATATACCAG AGGAGCAAacccaccatcctgtgattcagGGACTGGTCAGAGCTCCAGATGGCGTCTACATTATGATGTCTACCAGTACTTCTTACCAGAGAATGACCTTTCAGAGATGGTACTCATGAATCACATACGGAAGATGTCCGAGGTGCAAAGTATCAAAGCTAATGGCTTTAAA ATGCTTACGCTGACAACTGATGACAAGACCAATGTCTATTTTTCCTCACTTCCTGGACAAGGTGTGATCTACAATGTCATAGTATGGGATCCTCTTTGGAATACTTCTGCTGCATACATACCTGTGCATACATATGCCTGCAGCTTTGCTGACCTGGTGGCTAACTGCTCTTCCCTCA GCAAACTCTCTacgaaaatatttttcactgctTTCGCTGTTCTTGGTCTCTTCACTTGCTTCTTTGGTCACAGATTCTGGAAAACTG GATTCTTCTTCTTTGTATTCATTACAAGAGTAACTAGCCTTGGTTATGATG agcgTCTTATTTTGACAGCAGTAGCTGGAATTACAGGAGGGCTTTTCCTGGTTGCAAGCTGGTGGAGATTTGGCTCTGTCTTACTCTGTATGTTTATTATTGGACTCGTGCTGGGATTTCTCTTTTCATCAACAGTCTTCTTTACTCCACTAG GAGACTACAGGGTCTTCCGTGATGATGTGGTGTTCTGGGTGACCTTCTCTTCTGTAGCCTTGATGATTCCAGTGCTTTTTGTTGGCTGTCCAAGAATT CTGAACATCCTGGCCTCTGGAGTAGTAGGCTCTTACACAGTGATCCTAGCTATTGCTTGTTATATCTACACAAGTCTGGCTTATATCACATTAGATTTACTCAGAAGGATCCTCAATGATTACTTCAACAGAGCTTACACCAATGTGCCTTTTCAAACAAATG ACTTCATCATCCTGTCAGTGTGGGCAATGCTGGCCCTCAGTGGGGTAACTGTGCAGCTTCGCCGAGAAAGAAGCGAAGTGCCCTTCCCCCCGCACCCCTATCTCACCTGGAAGCGGGAAAGGGAGCGCAGAAGCACCAATGTCTTAGATCCTAGCCATCATATCCCTCCCCTGAGAGAGAGGATCCATAACAAGCTCCTGCATATCAAAGACTTCTTTCAGAAAGAGCAGCCGGCTGGGGAGAGAACTCCACTGCTTCTGTAA
- the TM7SF3 gene encoding transmembrane 7 superfamily member 3 isoform X6, translating to MAFTHCGVVLLGLLGVLSHGNASGLLELSLGKFRNVLLNQTNPVEAVIRNIASNVTVIIFQVHAQQSDVVISFDKNPSVNSSGTGVDKGLVSILRPQQTICTWYLQSLDASQVLSTAISIPYMEKDPIPGGCNLEFDLEVDPNIYLDYTLVDIHIKFAPANLGYTRGANPPSCDSGTGQSSRWRLHYDVYQYFLPENDLSEMVLMNHIRKMSEVQSIKANGFKMLTLTTDDKTNVYFSSLPGQGVIYNVIVWDPLWNTSAAYIPVHTYACSFADLVANCSSLRDYRVFRDDVVFWVTFSSVALMIPVLFVGCPRILNILASGVVGSYTVILAIACYIYTSLAYITLDLLRRILNDYFNRAYTNVPFQTNDFIILSVWAMLALSGVTVQLRRERSEVPFPPHPYLTWKRERERRSTNVLDPSHHIPPLRERIHNKLLHIKDFFQKEQPAGERTPLLL from the exons GTCTTCTTGAGCTCTCCTTGggaaaattcagaaatgtgcTGCTTAACCAGACCAATCCAGTGGAAGCTGTTATCAGAAACATTGCAAGCAACGTGACTGTCATTATTTTTCAGGTGCATGCCCAGCAAAGTGATGTGGTGATATCTTTTGATAAG AATCCATCTGTGAACAGCTCAGGAACTGGAGTAGACAAAGGACTGGTTTCCATCCTTCGGCCTCAACAGACCATATGTACATGGTATCTTCAGTCGCTGGATGCTAGCCAGGTGCTCAGCACAGCTATCTCTATCCCCTATATGGAGAAAG ATCCTATTCCTGGTGGCTGCAATCTAGAGTTTGACTTGGAAGTGGATCCAAATATTTACCTAGACTATACACTGGTTGATATACACATCAAGTTTGCCCCTGCAAACTTGGGATATACCAG AGGAGCAAacccaccatcctgtgattcagGGACTGGTCAGAGCTCCAGATGGCGTCTACATTATGATGTCTACCAGTACTTCTTACCAGAGAATGACCTTTCAGAGATGGTACTCATGAATCACATACGGAAGATGTCCGAGGTGCAAAGTATCAAAGCTAATGGCTTTAAA ATGCTTACGCTGACAACTGATGACAAGACCAATGTCTATTTTTCCTCACTTCCTGGACAAGGTGTGATCTACAATGTCATAGTATGGGATCCTCTTTGGAATACTTCTGCTGCATACATACCTGTGCATACATATGCCTGCAGCTTTGCTGACCTGGTGGCTAACTGCTCTTCCCTCA GAGACTACAGGGTCTTCCGTGATGATGTGGTGTTCTGGGTGACCTTCTCTTCTGTAGCCTTGATGATTCCAGTGCTTTTTGTTGGCTGTCCAAGAATT CTGAACATCCTGGCCTCTGGAGTAGTAGGCTCTTACACAGTGATCCTAGCTATTGCTTGTTATATCTACACAAGTCTGGCTTATATCACATTAGATTTACTCAGAAGGATCCTCAATGATTACTTCAACAGAGCTTACACCAATGTGCCTTTTCAAACAAATG ACTTCATCATCCTGTCAGTGTGGGCAATGCTGGCCCTCAGTGGGGTAACTGTGCAGCTTCGCCGAGAAAGAAGCGAAGTGCCCTTCCCCCCGCACCCCTATCTCACCTGGAAGCGGGAAAGGGAGCGCAGAAGCACCAATGTCTTAGATCCTAGCCATCATATCCCTCCCCTGAGAGAGAGGATCCATAACAAGCTCCTGCATATCAAAGACTTCTTTCAGAAAGAGCAGCCGGCTGGGGAGAGAACTCCACTGCTTCTGTAA
- the TM7SF3 gene encoding transmembrane 7 superfamily member 3 isoform X3 produces the protein MAFTHCGVVLLGLLGVLSHGNASGLLELSLGKFRNVLLNQTNPVEAVIRNIASNVTVIIFQVHAQQSDVVISFDKNPSVNSSGTGVDKGLVSILRPQQTICTWYLQSLDASQVLSTAISIPYMEKDPIPGGCNLEFDLEVDPNIYLDYTLVDIHIKFAPANLGYTRGANPPSCDSGTGQSSRWRLHYDVYQYFLPENDLSEMVLMNHIRKMSEVQSIKANGFKMLTLTTDDKTNVYFSSLPGQGVIYNVIVWDPLWNTSAAYIPVHTYACSFADLVANCSSLNLFFMGFVFAGFFFFVFITRVTSLGYDERLILTAVAGITGGLFLVASWWRFGSVLLCMFIIGLVLGFLFSSTVFFTPLGDYRVFRDDVVFWVTFSSVALMIPVLFVGCPRILNILASGVVGSYTVILAIACYIYTSLAYITLDLLRRILNDYFNRAYTNVPFQTNDFIILSVWAMLALSGVTVQLRRERSEVPFPPHPYLTWKRERERRSTNVLDPSHHIPPLRERIHNKLLHIKDFFQKEQPAGERTPLLL, from the exons GTCTTCTTGAGCTCTCCTTGggaaaattcagaaatgtgcTGCTTAACCAGACCAATCCAGTGGAAGCTGTTATCAGAAACATTGCAAGCAACGTGACTGTCATTATTTTTCAGGTGCATGCCCAGCAAAGTGATGTGGTGATATCTTTTGATAAG AATCCATCTGTGAACAGCTCAGGAACTGGAGTAGACAAAGGACTGGTTTCCATCCTTCGGCCTCAACAGACCATATGTACATGGTATCTTCAGTCGCTGGATGCTAGCCAGGTGCTCAGCACAGCTATCTCTATCCCCTATATGGAGAAAG ATCCTATTCCTGGTGGCTGCAATCTAGAGTTTGACTTGGAAGTGGATCCAAATATTTACCTAGACTATACACTGGTTGATATACACATCAAGTTTGCCCCTGCAAACTTGGGATATACCAG AGGAGCAAacccaccatcctgtgattcagGGACTGGTCAGAGCTCCAGATGGCGTCTACATTATGATGTCTACCAGTACTTCTTACCAGAGAATGACCTTTCAGAGATGGTACTCATGAATCACATACGGAAGATGTCCGAGGTGCAAAGTATCAAAGCTAATGGCTTTAAA ATGCTTACGCTGACAACTGATGACAAGACCAATGTCTATTTTTCCTCACTTCCTGGACAAGGTGTGATCTACAATGTCATAGTATGGGATCCTCTTTGGAATACTTCTGCTGCATACATACCTGTGCATACATATGCCTGCAGCTTTGCTGACCTGGTGGCTAACTGCTCTTCCCTCA ATTTATTCTTCATGGGCTTTGTATTTGCAGGATTCTTCTTCTTTGTATTCATTACAAGAGTAACTAGCCTTGGTTATGATG agcgTCTTATTTTGACAGCAGTAGCTGGAATTACAGGAGGGCTTTTCCTGGTTGCAAGCTGGTGGAGATTTGGCTCTGTCTTACTCTGTATGTTTATTATTGGACTCGTGCTGGGATTTCTCTTTTCATCAACAGTCTTCTTTACTCCACTAG GAGACTACAGGGTCTTCCGTGATGATGTGGTGTTCTGGGTGACCTTCTCTTCTGTAGCCTTGATGATTCCAGTGCTTTTTGTTGGCTGTCCAAGAATT CTGAACATCCTGGCCTCTGGAGTAGTAGGCTCTTACACAGTGATCCTAGCTATTGCTTGTTATATCTACACAAGTCTGGCTTATATCACATTAGATTTACTCAGAAGGATCCTCAATGATTACTTCAACAGAGCTTACACCAATGTGCCTTTTCAAACAAATG ACTTCATCATCCTGTCAGTGTGGGCAATGCTGGCCCTCAGTGGGGTAACTGTGCAGCTTCGCCGAGAAAGAAGCGAAGTGCCCTTCCCCCCGCACCCCTATCTCACCTGGAAGCGGGAAAGGGAGCGCAGAAGCACCAATGTCTTAGATCCTAGCCATCATATCCCTCCCCTGAGAGAGAGGATCCATAACAAGCTCCTGCATATCAAAGACTTCTTTCAGAAAGAGCAGCCGGCTGGGGAGAGAACTCCACTGCTTCTGTAA
- the TM7SF3 gene encoding transmembrane 7 superfamily member 3 isoform X5 encodes MATPQVHAQQSDVVISFDKNPSVNSSGTGVDKGLVSILRPQQTICTWYLQSLDASQVLSTAISIPYMEKDPIPGGCNLEFDLEVDPNIYLDYTLVDIHIKFAPANLGYTRGANPPSCDSGTGQSSRWRLHYDVYQYFLPENDLSEMVLMNHIRKMSEVQSIKANGFKMLTLTTDDKTNVYFSSLPGQGVIYNVIVWDPLWNTSAAYIPVHTYACSFADLVANCSSLSKLSTKIFFTAFAVLGLFTCFFGHRFWKTDLFFMGFVFAGFFFFVFITRVTSLGYDERLILTAVAGITGGLFLVASWWRFGSVLLCMFIIGLVLGFLFSSTVFFTPLGDYRVFRDDVVFWVTFSSVALMIPVLFVGCPRILNILASGVVGSYTVILAIACYIYTSLAYITLDLLRRILNDYFNRAYTNVPFQTNDFIILSVWAMLALSGVTVQLRRERSEVPFPPHPYLTWKRERERRSTNVLDPSHHIPPLRERIHNKLLHIKDFFQKEQPAGERTPLLL; translated from the exons GTGCATGCCCAGCAAAGTGATGTGGTGATATCTTTTGATAAG AATCCATCTGTGAACAGCTCAGGAACTGGAGTAGACAAAGGACTGGTTTCCATCCTTCGGCCTCAACAGACCATATGTACATGGTATCTTCAGTCGCTGGATGCTAGCCAGGTGCTCAGCACAGCTATCTCTATCCCCTATATGGAGAAAG ATCCTATTCCTGGTGGCTGCAATCTAGAGTTTGACTTGGAAGTGGATCCAAATATTTACCTAGACTATACACTGGTTGATATACACATCAAGTTTGCCCCTGCAAACTTGGGATATACCAG AGGAGCAAacccaccatcctgtgattcagGGACTGGTCAGAGCTCCAGATGGCGTCTACATTATGATGTCTACCAGTACTTCTTACCAGAGAATGACCTTTCAGAGATGGTACTCATGAATCACATACGGAAGATGTCCGAGGTGCAAAGTATCAAAGCTAATGGCTTTAAA ATGCTTACGCTGACAACTGATGACAAGACCAATGTCTATTTTTCCTCACTTCCTGGACAAGGTGTGATCTACAATGTCATAGTATGGGATCCTCTTTGGAATACTTCTGCTGCATACATACCTGTGCATACATATGCCTGCAGCTTTGCTGACCTGGTGGCTAACTGCTCTTCCCTCA GCAAACTCTCTacgaaaatatttttcactgctTTCGCTGTTCTTGGTCTCTTCACTTGCTTCTTTGGTCACAGATTCTGGAAAACTG ATTTATTCTTCATGGGCTTTGTATTTGCAGGATTCTTCTTCTTTGTATTCATTACAAGAGTAACTAGCCTTGGTTATGATG agcgTCTTATTTTGACAGCAGTAGCTGGAATTACAGGAGGGCTTTTCCTGGTTGCAAGCTGGTGGAGATTTGGCTCTGTCTTACTCTGTATGTTTATTATTGGACTCGTGCTGGGATTTCTCTTTTCATCAACAGTCTTCTTTACTCCACTAG GAGACTACAGGGTCTTCCGTGATGATGTGGTGTTCTGGGTGACCTTCTCTTCTGTAGCCTTGATGATTCCAGTGCTTTTTGTTGGCTGTCCAAGAATT CTGAACATCCTGGCCTCTGGAGTAGTAGGCTCTTACACAGTGATCCTAGCTATTGCTTGTTATATCTACACAAGTCTGGCTTATATCACATTAGATTTACTCAGAAGGATCCTCAATGATTACTTCAACAGAGCTTACACCAATGTGCCTTTTCAAACAAATG ACTTCATCATCCTGTCAGTGTGGGCAATGCTGGCCCTCAGTGGGGTAACTGTGCAGCTTCGCCGAGAAAGAAGCGAAGTGCCCTTCCCCCCGCACCCCTATCTCACCTGGAAGCGGGAAAGGGAGCGCAGAAGCACCAATGTCTTAGATCCTAGCCATCATATCCCTCCCCTGAGAGAGAGGATCCATAACAAGCTCCTGCATATCAAAGACTTCTTTCAGAAAGAGCAGCCGGCTGGGGAGAGAACTCCACTGCTTCTGTAA